GCGATGGCGGTTTTGACGTAATCCGCAGCAAGGTTCTCTAGCAAGTTATTCTTCATCGTCATGGTCAAGATGGCGAAATCCCCAATGATGTAACAAATCAAAGGCAACAAAGCGTGGGAGAAGAGGTCATAAAGCTGCTGAGAAAATTGAAGGTCTTCGAAATCGTCGCTGACGAACTCGCCCATTGGGAACCAACCTAAGTGGAAGGCAAAAAAAGAAATCAGAAAAACGCCGACAACATAGTTAGGGAGCGCATAGCCAATAAACACCATGACGGAGCTAACGTTATCAAATTTGGAACCGTGCTTAATGGCTTTGAGGATTCCCAGAGGGATTGAGACCAAGTAACTGATCACGAATGTCCAAAAGCCGAAGAACATTGAGACAGGCAGCCTTTCTTGAATCATGTCCCACACGGGTTCGTAATAACGGGTGGACTCACCAAGATCAAATTGAATCAATTTCATCAACCATTCTGAATAGGCTTCAAAAATCGGTTTATCTAACCCGTAAAAGGCATTTAACTCTGCGATCTGATCTTCAGATAAAGACTGAGAGCCTTGCTGTTGACCGGCACTGCCACCATCTATCGATTGGCTTTGCATTTGCGAGATCATTCTTTCTACTGGGCCACCAGGCACAAACCGTGTAAGAGCAAATACCAATAAGGTAACGCCAATAAAGGTAGGAATAATCAACAACAACCGCCGACTAAAATAGGCTAACAATTCAAACTCCTTAATTGAATTTTATGGAAATAGAGGCAAAGAAAGACTGACTCGATATGAGCCAGTCTTGAGGGTTGCAACTACGTTAGGTATTTATAGAACAGGCAGTTGTTCTAATGCATAGCGATATTGGATGTATTCTCTCGAACTCCAAAGCCAAATTGATTCTGGGTTGATATCGTAAATCTCAGTGTTTTGAGGGTTACGTTTTAACTCTTCAGCAATGAGATCTTTGTATTGGTCAGCCCAATTAAGCAATGCAGTCAGATAGGTTTCGTCATCTTCATTGGCTTGCAGTGATTTCCACGCAGCATGCAAGTTGTCTTTGCTGTTACAGCGTGTTGGCTCCGCGGTAACGGTATAGCATTTTTTGTCTTTATCTAGGGTGAATTTTGCTGGTGAAAACGGTGTCGCTCTGAACATACCTTCGAAGTAAGACGTCTTCTTCAGCAATCCAACGGCAGCCGTATCACGTAACATCACCAACTTAAAGTCATTCAGTGTTTTAACACCATTAGCTTTCAGGTTCTGTTTTGTTATGTAATTAGTGTCATCCAGTTTGAGCAAGTCATCCTGACGGCCGTTAATTAACAAGGCCTTTTCAGCCATGTTTTTTGCCAAGCCATTTCGACGCGTTACTACGTAATTTCTGGCTTTTAAGCTGAAGGTAACACTGCCCTTATCATCAACACTGTCGTTTGGACGCGTAAGCGTTATGTCGTCCAACAAGTCTTGCGAGCTGTCAGCTAGGCCGTACTCTTCGGCATACCCGAATGCCACTAAGTTATTAAGGAGCGCGGTAAACATTGGCGTAACTGTATTTTGTGATAATTGAAAAAACGATTTCAAATTGAACAAATACGGCGGTACGTCTATCGCTCTCTTAATATCTGGCTGGTAAGGCGTTACCGTTGTTGCACGTTCACCATCTTTATTGACAAAGATTGGGTCAGCAAACGAATCCATACCGTAACCTAAGTAACCAAGATAAGTTTTGATTTTTTGCGGTGTACCTTGAACACTACTGTGGATGCTCGATACATCTAGCAGGGCGATGTTTGATTTGTCTCTTGCGCTGGAGTAATCAGTACGCTTAACAAGCATTTGCGCGGCGACTAATTTGTCTGGCCAAATACCGAATTGGTCAACGGCAGTCGAAGACGTATTGTAAGGGTTGTTAGCTCGCATGTTGGCATAAGGGCGGCCATCACGAGTTTCAGACAATACGGTGATGTTATCACGGCTTGACGCCATTTCTGCGACCAGATCTTTATCGAAACATGATTCAGGCAAGGTGGTTTTGTCTTGTATGCCTGGTCCATAAGAGCTCCATAAGTCAGACAGCGGCACGAAACGCGTGATCTGTCCTGAATTGGTAGACACTCTTATCTCACAGACACGATCAGGCTTACTCATTACTTCGACAAAAAAGTTTGCGGCGAGTAATGAAGCATCAAAGGTGTCGCACACCATTTTTGCACCTTCAGGTAAGCCTCTGCGGACATATGCGCGTTGACAGTTATCGGTATAGTAATTGGCGACGCTCTTACCATAGCTGTCTTCCGAGCCTCTCAGCTTAGATAGTTGGTAATCGATATCACCAAGATCATCCACGACTGAACGAATTTCATTGAACTCATACCAGCGAGAGTAGGCGTAGCTCTGTACTTGATACTCGTAAAATTGTTCACGGTCGTCACGTCGGTTCCTTAGGCCGTAGCTATCCCAGTATTTTTGAATACGGAATTTAGTTTGCTCAAGGATGTTTGAACCTTCATCAAAGCGGTTACACGTGCTGTTACTTCTAACGTGTTCGTCAGTACAGTAATCAAAGTTGGTAAACTTAGCTTCAGAATCATTTTTGAAGACGGTCTCTTTTAGCTGTTTGACTGAACCTAGTAGGTATGCCTGTTCATTTAGGTTTAACTCGGCGTCAATGTCTTTGAAGTTGGCATATTTGGTCACGTCGACTTTTTCGATAAGCCCTGTCTCTGGGTTCACCTTGTCGACTTTTGTTGTGTATTGCAATTCGCGTCCGTAGCCGAAACGTAATGCCGCGACGTCGTATTTCCCGTAGATAGGTAATTCGTCGAAAATTGAGGCGCCGTAGTCCATTGCAGAACTGTGGGCCGGTATTTTGGTGTAGTTAAGAGCACTAATTTCTTCTTGCGTATAGAAATTGTCTTTATCTGCCGATCCCATGAAGTTATGGCGTAAGCCTAGGTTGTGCCCAAGTTCATGAACCAAGGTTGAACGATACATGTGCTTTGAAATCTGATTACTGACGATTTTTTGTTGTTCCGCAGACAGTTTCGACCATTTTTTAAGTTTGGTGTTGACCTTGTCTTGGTAGTCGGACGCAGAAGGGTCAAGATCAGAGTTATCAAAGTAATCACCTTGTAGGTAATCAATGCCCGCGACTAACCCCTTAGAGCGAGTGCTGACCCACATGAACTCCTCTGAATACATGTTGTTCTCAGCCATTCTATCTAATTCCAATTGGCGCTGTGCGACCTGCTTACTAAAGCTCTTTGTTGGTTGCTGCCCTGGCGTTAACCATTGTGTGTAACCGTTAGCAAAATTGGGTTCATTTGGAACGGTGAAAGGAGTCGAGTCTGACAGTGCCGTTGTTTTATTGGCGACTAAGCTGTCTTCTACGCCAGCAAAACCAGTATTGGTTGCAACATTACCTATTGTGTCTGCTGGTGGTTGAGGCGCAGGCACAGGTGCTGGAGCGATAGGTTTATCGATTTCGCCACGGTTATAGTGCATGGTGAGTTGATTCCACATGCGACGCGAAGACGCTCGGATCACCCCGGCGTACTGGTTCACGTGTGCATGTACTATTTCACCAGTTAGCGGGTTAGTTGCTGACGGGCCGTAACCCAGCAGACCGCTGTCTACAGGATCTGTGATCAAGTTAAGTACGTTGTAACGAAGATCACCGGTGTGGATGCCTTTAGGAGTGTCTTCGTTCACAATTTTGATTGATGGGACACCCGTTTTACCCGCTTCCAATACCTCGTTAATTTCTTTAATAGTTTCAAGCGTGGTTTCAAGAAATAGCTCACTGCCTTTTTCGAAATAGCTGTCGCTTAAGTAGTACTTTATTTCTTT
This DNA window, taken from Vibrio tapetis subsp. tapetis, encodes the following:
- a CDS encoding ABC transporter permease subunit, whose amino-acid sequence is MLAYFSRRLLLIIPTFIGVTLLVFALTRFVPGGPVERMISQMQSQSIDGGSAGQQQGSQSLSEDQIAELNAFYGLDKPIFEAYSEWLMKLIQFDLGESTRYYEPVWDMIQERLPVSMFFGFWTFVISYLVSIPLGILKAIKHGSKFDNVSSVMVFIGYALPNYVVGVFLISFFAFHLGWFPMGEFVSDDFEDLQFSQQLYDLFSHALLPLICYIIGDFAILTMTMKNNLLENLAADYVKTAIAKGLPFNKAVRKHALRNSLIPIASHLGNVVSVFVAGSFLIEVVFNIDGIGLLGYESIIERDYPVVMGILTISSLLLMFGNILSDLCVAAVDPRVKFGH
- a CDS encoding zinc-dependent metalloprotease, which translates into the protein MFKQLAIASVVSIALYGCGAEERTYETVARAQEQITTQSLDTESLWLYMPSTGATPRYATSQRGFFQGTPKLVKLRFDDANGIVAEEVDRDTIRAGKSSRYADVINQAPVLKIPGTFQQYRCAENDFDECTNKEELNKDADATWNTASHFTPDFAEIKSLAVDSVDAWYTSTDVKETAEPRLTHWEYDPKSGTINVEVERTFTADSDDAYKFGYDLDNLSFKTRFFYSLVKLDSIASKDYEKVLYPGRDSSRYGFFNDEKVERSSTGEIGLQGQKFRLLNRFNPKKEIKYYLSDSYFEKGSELFLETTLETIKEINEVLEAGKTGVPSIKIVNEDTPKGIHTGDLRYNVLNLITDPVDSGLLGYGPSATNPLTGEIVHAHVNQYAGVIRASSRRMWNQLTMHYNRGEIDKPIAPAPVPAPQPPADTIGNVATNTGFAGVEDSLVANKTTALSDSTPFTVPNEPNFANGYTQWLTPGQQPTKSFSKQVAQRQLELDRMAENNMYSEEFMWVSTRSKGLVAGIDYLQGDYFDNSDLDPSASDYQDKVNTKLKKWSKLSAEQQKIVSNQISKHMYRSTLVHELGHNLGLRHNFMGSADKDNFYTQEEISALNYTKIPAHSSAMDYGASIFDELPIYGKYDVAALRFGYGRELQYTTKVDKVNPETGLIEKVDVTKYANFKDIDAELNLNEQAYLLGSVKQLKETVFKNDSEAKFTNFDYCTDEHVRSNSTCNRFDEGSNILEQTKFRIQKYWDSYGLRNRRDDREQFYEYQVQSYAYSRWYEFNEIRSVVDDLGDIDYQLSKLRGSEDSYGKSVANYYTDNCQRAYVRRGLPEGAKMVCDTFDASLLAANFFVEVMSKPDRVCEIRVSTNSGQITRFVPLSDLWSSYGPGIQDKTTLPESCFDKDLVAEMASSRDNITVLSETRDGRPYANMRANNPYNTSSTAVDQFGIWPDKLVAAQMLVKRTDYSSARDKSNIALLDVSSIHSSVQGTPQKIKTYLGYLGYGMDSFADPIFVNKDGERATTVTPYQPDIKRAIDVPPYLFNLKSFFQLSQNTVTPMFTALLNNLVAFGYAEEYGLADSSQDLLDDITLTRPNDSVDDKGSVTFSLKARNYVVTRRNGLAKNMAEKALLINGRQDDLLKLDDTNYITKQNLKANGVKTLNDFKLVMLRDTAAVGLLKKTSYFEGMFRATPFSPAKFTLDKDKKCYTVTAEPTRCNSKDNLHAAWKSLQANEDDETYLTALLNWADQYKDLIAEELKRNPQNTEIYDINPESIWLWSSREYIQYRYALEQLPVL